The Pirellulaceae bacterium genomic interval TACGATCACAAGCCGTTGCTCTACAAAAATGACGGCAAACAAATGCCGTTCGATGACGCGCGGACAATCGCGAAGACGGGAAAGCGTGCAACTTCTCAGCGTGTGATGAAACCCATGTGGAAGTACAAACAATACGGAGAGTCGGGCCGACAGGTTTCTGATTTATTCTGTGAGACAGCGAAGCATTCTGACGACCTCACCTTTATTCACTCAATGCACACCGAAGGTGTGGCACACGGACCGGCTACGTTGTTCCTGCACTGTGGTTCAACCACTTTTGTGCGACCATCATTCGGCTCCTGGGTTACCTATGGCCTGGGGTCAGAGAATGAGAATTTGCCAGGCTTCATGTCCCTGGGACCGATCACCTCATCTGGCGGTGCTCGCAATTACGGTAACGCTTTTCTTCCCGCGGTAAATCAAGGCACAGCCATTGGCAAGAACGGGATGCTTGATCAGACCGCAACGATTAGGAACCTAAGCAACGCGAATTTGTCGAATAACGACCAACTAAGACAACTCCAATTTTTGCAACGTCTCAACACAGAGCAATTAAAGGGGGGAAGTCAAGACTCTGAATTTGAGGCGCTCGTCAGCTCCTACGAGTTGGCCTGGCAGATGCAAAACCATGCTCCTGATGTGCTGGACTTAAGCCAAGAGACACAGAAAACGATGGCGATGTATGGCATCGGTGAAAAGGCGACTGACAACTTCGGCCGCCAGTGCCTGATGGCGCGCCGACTGTGCGAAAACGGCGTTCGTTTTGTACAAGTCACCTCGGGCGCTTCGGGTGAGGTTCCCAATTGGGATCAACATTCAAAATTGCCCCAACACGAAATGCAGGCAAAGGCGGTCGACAAGCCAATCGCAGGATTGCTGCAGGACCTAAAGCAGCGTGGACTGTTGGAAGACACTATCGTCTGGTGCAGCGGTGAGTTTGGCCGCACGCCTTACGCTGAAAAAGATG includes:
- a CDS encoding DUF1501 domain-containing protein — protein: MPPFYNRITRRAALQQAACGFGSLALAGLCADSVQAVNPLKAKEPHLRPRAKRIIFLFMQGGPSHVDTYDHKPLLYKNDGKQMPFDDARTIAKTGKRATSQRVMKPMWKYKQYGESGRQVSDLFCETAKHSDDLTFIHSMHTEGVAHGPATLFLHCGSTTFVRPSFGSWVTYGLGSENENLPGFMSLGPITSSGGARNYGNAFLPAVNQGTAIGKNGMLDQTATIRNLSNANLSNNDQLRQLQFLQRLNTEQLKGGSQDSEFEALVSSYELAWQMQNHAPDVLDLSQETQKTMAMYGIGEKATDNFGRQCLMARRLCENGVRFVQVTSGASGEVPNWDQHSKLPQHEMQAKAVDKPIAGLLQDLKQRGLLEDTIVWCSGEFGRTPYAEKDGTGRDHNADGFTTWLAGNCLKSGFAHGSTDEFGHKAVENKVHMHDLHATLLHLLGIDHEQLTYRYSGRDFRLTDVHGALVKEIMT